The following DNA comes from Malania oleifera isolate guangnan ecotype guangnan chromosome 12, ASM2987363v1, whole genome shotgun sequence.
agacattaaatacctgagtatttgtcataatcaaaacagggtatgacccatagggtcaatagtgtacctaccaccaaagtctacgaggacgtcgaccgcataagtgggggagaatgtcacgagttaagcttgtttagggcattatgcttgcctgtgaccacttgtctCGTGTACTTGTGATGGGtctccatcatgtaaatactagtatagagTTATTTTCTGTTAGttgtgtctttgtatgccaaattaggcagtatgactcctcggccACTTTGATGTtacctagtgtcaggatgataattacataaaaacctctttaggggagggtgagtattcatcagtcattgtaaaactcactagcaattgttaACGTGTTTAACCTACTTGCCTCTCTTACTAAACACACGATattaacggaggtgttgttaatgaatttcatagattcaatgtttactgcttacttgccactactttcatgaatgcttactgtttccgctgccatttgattAAATGCTAGTGAAAGtatttcatggatgaatgttggtaaacgataggttggtTTGTTAAACAAGAGTATTTTAactagcgccgcacgaccctttcacaacggtgtgaaaatagtcggaccgtgacaacTAGCACCGTAAAATGCATCTAGTTGACCTAAAACTCAAGTTAACGCAACAACATTCATTTTATTCATTCTTAATTGTTACATGGTCCCCATAGTCCATACATAGATGaagatatttaattttttattttttttagaaggtAAAGATTTTATTAAACGACAGTCAACAAGAAAGACAAACAAGACAAACAAGCCCTCGAGCATAAGTTCAGGTGGTAAGGAGGTTCACCAGACGGCCTTGGACAAAAGTGAAGTCTGGGGTTCAAATCCTGCCACCTGCAGCGCACATCCACGATTTACCTCCTACGTGTTGGCTGAGGGTAGGCTAGTGTAGGCGTGGGATTAGTCTGGTATATAAGCCCAGAAAACCCGAcgaatcccaaaaaaaaaaaaaaaaaaaagacaaaacacACCAACGACACCAACCCATGAGAAACGTCCAAACATAGAAAATACCCACCTGAAAAGCCGATTAATTGGAACTGCTTTGTCCAAGTACTAAACTGTAGTACAATCCTTCGGAGCAAATGACACCAGCTTCTTCTTAATGTCAAATTCCACCTCAAAGTTTGCCTGCGCCACATTTCCAATTATGGACATTCCAATACTAGTACTAGGGAATATTCCCAGGCAAAACCCATCCTCCACCGTTATAAACACGTTCGCCGCCTTCAACCGAATCTCAGCCCCACCCTTAAATTTGAGCACCATGTCCGGCAACCTAATCCCCTTCGTGTTGGTTTCGAAACACAGCGCGTCTGGATACGGCGGGTCCTTCGTCGGCGTAAGATGGCTGAACGTGCTTTTCACCACCGCTTCCACGCCTCTGTGCAACTTCGGTTCCAGAAACGTGAACGTCGTCCCGGAATCTACTATGATGTTCCCTTCGCTCCCGTTCACCGCCGCCCGGAACGTTTTCCCTCCCACCGTAACACTCTCCAGAGTAACGTAGTAGAACGTCGAGGGTGGGTTTCTAGACGCGAGAGGAGTCGAAACCGCGCCTCTCTTACCGGCGAGCGTTTTCTTCCCCAAACTCAACTTGCTTGTCCGGTTCGAACTCAACGGGATAAGGCAGTAGGAAAATCTGTAGTCGATTTTAGCACCCAATTGGGAAATCAGAGAAAAGGGTCCGCCACCGAGACCTACCATGCCCGACCCGTGGCTCGTGTAGGTACCATCGTTGATGCGCCCGCACCCAAAAACGGATCCGGGGAAAGCATGGACCCGGCCCGAGATGGAGTTCAAAGCGATTGTGTCCTGGGAAAGGATCCCAATGCTGAGGGATTTGTCTCCGTAGCTGTAGTAGTACCAGCAAACGTCTTCCGGGATTGTTTTCTTGACGCAGGCGTAAATGGGGAGGGTCTTACAAGTGTCCGAATTGCATGAATAGATTTTGTACCCGGATGAGTTGGCCGGGTTAAATAGAGGGGCGTCTTGGGCGAAGCAGTCTTGGCAGGGGGAGCATTGGAGCCAAATAAGGTCGCTGCCGGTGTCGGCGTTGAGGAGAACTTGGTGCACCGGCGGGGTGCCGAAGGAGAGCTGGATGAGGTACTCGACGTCGGCTTTGGAGAGGGTGGTGTCTATGCCAGTTTTGGAGACCCGAGTGGCGTGGCGAAGGATGTGGTTTCTTCGGGAAATGGAGCGGCGGAAGGCGGCTCGTAAGAGGTCGCGTTCGGTGGCGGAAGGGTTGTGGAATGGGGAGGAGGGGGAGTCGCGGTGGATGAGATGGGTGGTGAAACCCAAAGGTTGGGTTTGGGCGAGAGATGGAGTTGGTGCATGAGTGGTGAGGAGAAGGGTCAGGAGACAGTGAAGGAGTACGTGCATGttgggcagagagagagagagagagagagagagagagagagagagagcggaaGAGAGATGGAGGATAGTTTGATAATTGGTACAAGTAACTAGTGTGTTGGTATATATATAGGGAGGAATATGATATTCTGTTGCTCAATTTGATGGATTTTTCCTTAATACAATTATGCTACTAAAGTAGTCATTCTGCCCCAAATTACATCCCATGGTGATGGTGCGCATATCAAAAGACTTGGGGTTGGGTTTATTCTGCCAAAAagagtcaaattaattttttacaTTGGGACATTTCAAGTAGTAGAGCTCAAAATTTTTGTATTAGAAGTTATTAGTAGAATTCTTAAAAAAGAGATAAAACTATTTTTTGTTACGTTGCTCTAAATTATAATTTACTAGTGGGCTTCTTTATTATATCAAAAAAGAtgcaagatttttttttaaaagaggatATCCAAGGCAAGAATTGTTAATTTAGCGGAGGTCTCTTGGGTTTGAGTTAAGCCAATTGGATTATTTCTACAATATTATTTGAGTTATAATATTTGATACACAAAAGTTATAACGTAATGTCTTTAACATCTTAGAGACATACATTAATCACTAGATATATtaggttcaaaatttaaaattagaaaTTGAGGACAATTCACTTTTACTGTAATGCTGCTAATCTCAATAAATAAACCCAAATTAAAATAACTAAGATGAAATAGTATAACATTTatcaaaaattaatataaatataatgtataatgtttaaaattttagaaGTTGGGAGGAGGCCACcactcaaaaaaaaattattaggcACACCAAACATGAACACCGagtttcatataattttgtcacATCTACAAAAAGCCAGAGCCTCTTGAATTTGCCATACATAATAATTTGCATTGAAATTTTTTCAAGTACTTAAACATAAATCTCCCTTTTGTCATGTTTGACAACTTATGAAAATTCAACCACGGTTGATATCTAACAttatttagtatttagtattattTTGATACCTTCTATTTAGGTTTTTGGTATAATGGTTTTGAATTTATTATCTACCTATTATCCTTATTTAGTGATGGTAAATATTTTCTCCTTGATTTGATGTTAGGGGATTTAACTAATGAAATAatgtttttttctcttttttattcaTAAATAACATGCATCTAGTGGTCCTGTATAAATTTCGATTTAGTTTGATGTTAGAAAATATAGTATTATTTAGTTACAAGTTGTCACATTCATAATAActcattaaaaatatattataattaaaattgtttaaaaataagtttttagTGATTgctaaatacttctaatatatctatatttttatatattttcatatttgttatattaaattattcaaaaaagtaatcataatatatatatatatatatattagttttttAATTCATTTCTTCAAAGGATATTCTTGATCCTTCGATTTTTTAGAGATTGAACCTTATAACAAAAGggcaacaaaagaaaaaagaaaaaaacaaaataatgCTTTGCTATCTTGCTGTATCCATGATTTATGATGATCATTTTTGCTTCAATAAATGTGGACTGAATTTGAGAGATCCGCCGCCTCGCATTCGAAAACGACGTGACTCAGTGTGAACATCCGACATTTTGCAGGCTCCTACCCCACCACAACCTAATGAAATCCATGCATGCCACTTTTCCTCTTAGCTTTTTTGCAAGCGTCTCCCATCATTTTCCTCTCCcctttttacaaaaaatatatatatatatatatatatatatatatattctttaatTAAATACTCAGGAAGCAACTTGTCAATTATATGTATACAACAACAGCAAAAAAATTACGTCTTAAGTTTCATTAGGTGGGAtcaattatttgaatttttttccgTTAATTTATACGATTATGAACTATTTCTTTTGACAGAATTAGaattattaaattcttactcactatctcattataagttattttaggtctatcactACCCCTTTTACTCTCATCCATAATCACACTTTTTCACTATTACACTATATGACGTACGTTGCAAGTGTTCtatcatttcttaatttatttttcagtGTTATATCACTCATTTATTTAAGCATTCTCATGTCGATAATTTTTgcattttggatattttgtttctttgtcACCCAACACTACGTTCCATATAACATAATCctcgcccactttttgctacacctGAGTGGGTCAAATGCAATGCGTCGCTCGTAAGAGACGCCCCAACAAATATATGGTAAGGATTCATAttatagtaatttgataaatTTTACGCTAGCTTTCAGCTACCTAAGACAACTCTCCTTCTTTATCCGGGTTTGGGACCGACTATGTGTGAAAAAATtaagacattaagtgcatcacaggtcGAGTTGTCAATTATatataccaaaagaaaaattacataataaATGAGAAAAGATGGTAAGTGATAGTCTTTTCACATGTAATTTTTTCGTGTTAGAAATGTTTGAATTAAGTATTTTGATGGGGAAAAAATATAAGTGAAAATAGAAAgaaatatattttctaattatattttttatatttaataacattaaaaataaaaatttattttcatgccATTAAAATTCTAAAGACTTGAATATGAATGATGCATAAAATTAGACTTTTACTAATTGATTaggtatatattttatatttttttcttatattctttataatcaaatataaaaaaattaaattccttCATATTTTTCCCCCTTCCTCTCATATTTTTTCGAGTTCTAAATAAGACTAAAATCTCACATTTGTATTTGGACTTATACAAGTAAATAGAAATTTTGTGTTGTCTAAGTAGTCTAActatatcatattttacattatttttcagtgattttttttttttcaaaaatatgagcTGTTGTTTAAAATATAATGTGTTACATTTAGCTAATTCaatattttctctaaaaataAGAGGTATTACTTTATATGAGTCCTAATAATATAAGTCCTGCATTATTATAATGATTTGAATATTAATACAATATGTTGTCAGGAGAGGATTACAAATCTTATATGGAGAGACAGaaccttttaaaatatttctcaataaatgTACATGTGCATGACGCACAAGTTCTATTGCAatctattataatattttttaaggggtacactttaaaatatttcaaaatcatcCAAACTTGAACTCCCTTTGTAAACTATTTATGAATTGCACATATTTTTTCACAGCGAGGATAGATACGTTTGAGCTATCTAGAATGAATATCAGTGTcattaaataagaaaataattgacattttaaaaaattaatcttgAACAATAACTCATGTAAGTAATTATATAAGGGATCTATTTATGCACACATATGCACATGATTCTCAATAATGAGAAATTATATAAGGGATCTTTCCTTCATGTATTGATGTATAggattttaaatgttaaatacaTGCTAAATTTGTCTTACgtttattaatataaaaaatataaagagggAAACATGTTCCTAACATGCTTAAAATTTAAGTAGGCATATAATTATGATCGTCTAatgtaattaaaatataaatacataataaaattatataagatATTTTTCATGAGGGTCACATCTCTGTAATTTTTCCCTAAATGTTGCCAAATACAGTACTAGACAACCCCATGATAACGACAGACACTAAACCCATTTCTAACAACAGAAAAAGCATATATAATAAACGAGCAAGCCAGTCCTGTTGATAGAAAGCCTTGAAACTTTTGAATCTGTCATCTGTGACATCATGGTGACATGGGGTGTGATGGCATCAACAGACGGGTAATGGGTTCACAGTATTCATGCTTTGCTAAGTGGGCAGC
Coding sequences within:
- the LOC131143923 gene encoding aspartic proteinase CDR1-like, whose translation is MHVLLHCLLTLLLTTHAPTPSLAQTQPLGFTTHLIHRDSPSSPFHNPSATERDLLRAAFRRSISRRNHILRHATRVSKTGIDTTLSKADVEYLIQLSFGTPPVHQVLLNADTGSDLIWLQCSPCQDCFAQDAPLFNPANSSGYKIYSCNSDTCKTLPIYACVKKTIPEDVCWYYYSYGDKSLSIGILSQDTIALNSISGRVHAFPGSVFGCGRINDGTYTSHGSGMVGLGGGPFSLISQLGAKIDYRFSYCLIPLSSNRTSKLSLGKKTLAGKRGAVSTPLASRNPPSTFYYVTLESVTVGGKTFRAAVNGSEGNIIVDSGTTFTFLEPKLHRGVEAVVKSTFSHLTPTKDPPYPDALCFETNTKGIRLPDMVLKFKGGAEIRLKAANVFITVEDGFCLGIFPSTSIGMSIIGNVAQANFEVEFDIKKKLVSFAPKDCTTV